Genomic segment of Scardovia inopinata JCM 12537:
CCGATTCATCAGGAGGGACTTGTCCTGACTGAAGTCGACTTTTGTCACTCCAAAACTGGAACCTGCTCGAGAAGGCTTCACAAAAAGCGGGTACTGTAGACCAGCCCGATCCACAGCCTGAAGCAAACTTTCTCCATCTGCAACAAAGTGGCTGTCCCTATGGTAAGAACGCGTGTCGAGAGTAATGCCTGGGGCAACCTGAATACCAGCCTGAGACAAGAGAACTTTAGTATAGTGTTTGTCCATGCAAGCGGCAGAAGCAAAAACCCCGCAGCCAACATAGGGAATTCCCATCATCTCCAGCAGGCCCTGAATAGTTCCATCTTCCCCATAAGGCCCATGAAGCACGGGGAAAACGGCATCGATATGGCCCAAAGACTCGTTCTTTCCTGTCTGCCTGTTGAAGACCAGGAATCCCTCAGAGCCGGCAGAAGGATCCAAAACAACCCGCCGGGATGACGCAGTTTCTTCCACAGCAGGCAGGGCACCTGATCCCAAATTCCATTCACGAGGGTCTACCCCATCTGTAATCCAGGTACCATTCTTCGTAATCCCAATGGGCACCGGCTCAAACTTGCTGGTATCAAGTGCCCGCAGAACACTTCCGGCAGAAATACAGGAAATAGGGTGTTCATCTGCCCTTCCCCCATAAAGAATCGCAATACGCTTTCGCTTAGAATCAGACAGATTATCAGACATGATGCATCCCTTCCCAGATATATGACTATCTATCACTATGCTCATCCATCATTATGATTATTTGTGATTATTCATCAATAATGTCGTCGCCAAAGAGATCTTCCAGCATCTCTCCGCAATCAATACCTTCGTTCAGGACCCGCAGCATAGCAGAGGCCAAAGGTGTGGGGACCCCATATTTCTCGCCCAGGGCGACAACTGCTGCAGTAGTAGGAACTCCTTCGGCTACCCCATTGCTGACCTTGGTAGCCTGATCCACACTCATGCCCTTTCCCAGATTGGAGCCAAAAGTATAGTTACGGCTTAAGGGGGATCCGCAAGTAGCAACCAGGTCACCCACCCCAGCCAGACCGGCGAAAGTCTGTGCCTGAGCGCCGGCAGCAACTCCCAGCTGAGTCAGTTCAGCCAGCCCCCGGGTTTCAATCATGGCAGCTGTGTTTTCACCAAAACCTGCTCCCCGGGACATGCCAACAGCCAAAGCTACCACATTCTTCAAAGATCCACACATCTCTACCCCAATGACATCGGTAGAGGAGAAAATCTTAAAATACTTGGACGTTGCCACCGTAGCCACTTTTACAGCCGTGTCATGATCCTGGCTGGCAACTACAGCAGCAGCCGGCTGACGGAGGGCAACTTCCTTGCTGAGATTAGGACCAGACAGGCAGGCAAAACGGGAGGCAGGGAGGTGCAGGGTTTCCATCACCACCTGGTCCATCCGCTTATCTGTTGACCGCTCAATTCCCTTCATCAGGGAGACAACAATAGCCTGATCAGGAATCAGATCACGGAATTCTTCCAAAGCTTGGCGGGCAAACTGGGCTGCAATGGTTACAATAATGATTTCTGCATTTTTCACAGCCTCTCCCCGATCCAGCGTGGCATGCATGGAATCGGGCAACCGTTTTACAACGGGCAGGCGAACCGGATTCTGATGCAGAGT
This window contains:
- a CDS encoding D-alanine--D-alanine ligase family protein; the protein is MSDNLSDSKRKRIAILYGGRADEHPISCISAGSVLRALDTSKFEPVPIGITKNGTWITDGVDPREWNLGSGALPAVEETASSRRVVLDPSAGSEGFLVFNRQTGKNESLGHIDAVFPVLHGPYGEDGTIQGLLEMMGIPYVGCGVFASAACMDKHYTKVLLSQAGIQVAPGITLDTRSYHRDSHFVADGESLLQAVDRAGLQYPLFVKPSRAGSSFGVTKVDFSQDKSLLMNRLSAAVFEAANHDWRVLIEQGIDGREIECAVLAARPGSLPETSLPGEVVLDAPDDDTFYDFDSKYMDSQASHVEVPAHLPQKLLEKVRQTAGQAFLAVDGQGLSRVDTFVTADGQVLVNEINTMPGFTPISMYAKAWEAMGLSYRELISRLIDGALN
- a CDS encoding NAD(P)H-dependent glycerol-3-phosphate dehydrogenase; protein product: MAAVTVLGAGAWGTAFGQVLADAGNQVTMWAIEPEIVDAINTLHQNPVRLPVVKRLPDSMHATLDRGEAVKNAEIIIVTIAAQFARQALEEFRDLIPDQAIVVSLMKGIERSTDKRMDQVVMETLHLPASRFACLSGPNLSKEVALRQPAAAVVASQDHDTAVKVATVATSKYFKIFSSTDVIGVEMCGSLKNVVALAVGMSRGAGFGENTAAMIETRGLAELTQLGVAAGAQAQTFAGLAGVGDLVATCGSPLSRNYTFGSNLGKGMSVDQATKVSNGVAEGVPTTAAVVALGEKYGVPTPLASAMLRVLNEGIDCGEMLEDLFGDDIIDE